A single region of the Hyalangium ruber genome encodes:
- a CDS encoding metal-dependent hydrolase family protein, whose product MRYFLLVALFWAWGASAAEPSKPRVLKAARLFDAKAGKLVTPGLVVVVDGKITAVGARATVPAGAEVLDLGDATLLPGFMDAHTHLTGEPGEDWRQDVIDYMQRTTAERTLDALPYARATLRAGFTTVRNLGAEDFIDIGLRNGIRRGNAEGPRIIAATTGLGTTGGHCDEGNSWRKGLLADEVGRGVADGPEALRAKVRENIKYGADVIKVCATGGVLSLNADVDSPQLTQAELDAIVDEAHARKRKVAAHAHGAEGARRAVRAGVDSIEHGSFLDDEALALMKKKGTYYVPTAMALRGVRERFEKGLLAPQQIPKFQAAYAASRRTLATAITSGVRIAFGTDAGVFSHGKNAGEFALLVEAGMTPANALRTATTVNAELLGVADTLGALEAGMLADVIAVPGDPLQDIRRTEQVFFVMKEGVIYRNDRAAGGR is encoded by the coding sequence ATGCGATACTTCCTGCTGGTCGCGCTGTTCTGGGCGTGGGGCGCCTCTGCCGCTGAGCCCTCCAAGCCTCGGGTCCTCAAGGCCGCACGGCTCTTCGACGCGAAGGCCGGCAAGCTCGTCACTCCGGGGCTGGTCGTGGTGGTGGACGGGAAGATCACGGCGGTGGGCGCGCGCGCCACCGTGCCCGCCGGGGCCGAGGTGCTGGACCTGGGAGATGCCACGCTGCTGCCCGGCTTCATGGACGCTCACACGCACCTGACCGGTGAGCCAGGGGAAGACTGGCGGCAGGACGTCATCGATTACATGCAGCGCACCACCGCCGAGCGCACGCTGGATGCGCTGCCGTACGCGCGAGCCACGCTGAGGGCGGGCTTCACCACGGTGCGCAACCTGGGCGCCGAGGACTTCATCGACATCGGGCTGCGCAACGGCATTCGTCGGGGCAACGCGGAGGGGCCTCGCATCATCGCTGCTACCACGGGGCTGGGGACCACTGGCGGCCACTGTGATGAGGGTAACTCGTGGCGCAAGGGCTTGCTGGCCGACGAGGTGGGGCGGGGAGTGGCGGATGGCCCCGAGGCCCTGCGCGCCAAGGTGCGCGAGAACATCAAATATGGGGCGGACGTCATCAAGGTGTGCGCCACGGGTGGGGTGCTCAGCCTCAACGCCGACGTGGACTCGCCACAGCTCACCCAGGCGGAGCTGGACGCCATCGTGGACGAGGCCCACGCGCGCAAGCGCAAGGTGGCCGCGCATGCCCACGGGGCGGAAGGCGCCCGGCGCGCGGTCCGCGCGGGGGTGGACTCCATCGAGCATGGCTCCTTCCTGGACGACGAGGCGCTGGCGTTGATGAAGAAGAAGGGGACGTACTACGTGCCCACGGCCATGGCGCTGAGGGGCGTGCGTGAGCGCTTCGAGAAGGGGCTGCTGGCGCCGCAACAGATCCCCAAGTTCCAGGCGGCCTACGCCGCCTCGCGGCGCACCCTGGCCACGGCGATCACCAGCGGCGTGCGCATCGCTTTTGGCACGGACGCGGGAGTCTTCTCCCACGGCAAGAACGCGGGAGAGTTCGCGTTGCTGGTGGAGGCGGGCATGACGCCGGCCAACGCGCTGCGCACCGCCACCACCGTCAACGCGGAGCTGCTCGGGGTGGCGGACACGCTGGGCGCGCTGGAGGCCGGAATGCTGGCCGACGTCATCGCGGTGCCGGGCGATCCGCTCCAGGACATCCGCCGCACCGAGCAGGTCTTCTTCGTGATGAAGGAGGGCGTCATCTACCGCAACGACCGTGCGGCGGGCGGGCGTTGA
- a CDS encoding alpha/beta fold hydrolase: MIQATGIHLLTVPLPLEEGGLLDGTQVAYETYGEPSGENSVVLLHDLAQSHRALGPLEGSPYQPSGWGRELIGDKRPLDPTSQHVLSVNLLGSPFGTTSPLTEDPFTGQQLGPALPLLTVLDMARTVAALLRALGLKRVRAVLGVGLGGQVALRLAALFPEMVGGVVAIGAARTLPEQLRDRIGMFHQMLWLDPEYKEGFYTANEGPRKTLRKLRLEYLRMLYGRENLVARYRDIDVAEKALEADAEAFSASFDANAWSLLCTAYAGCDLTEFLPKIQAKVLLIAGVSDVLAPPARVRETYHLLSAAGVNARYHELQGAGDHGALLTETRRMHGPVRDFLRRLR; encoded by the coding sequence GTGATCCAGGCCACGGGAATCCACCTGTTGACGGTACCGCTTCCCCTCGAAGAGGGGGGGCTGCTGGACGGCACCCAGGTCGCCTATGAGACCTATGGGGAACCGTCAGGCGAGAACTCGGTGGTGTTGCTGCACGACCTGGCACAGTCGCACCGGGCGCTCGGGCCCCTGGAGGGCTCGCCCTACCAGCCGTCCGGGTGGGGCCGGGAGCTCATCGGCGACAAGCGCCCGTTGGATCCCACCAGCCAGCACGTGCTCTCGGTGAACCTGCTGGGCAGCCCGTTCGGCACCACCTCCCCGCTCACCGAGGATCCCTTCACCGGGCAGCAGCTGGGCCCGGCGCTGCCGCTGCTGACGGTGCTGGACATGGCGCGCACGGTGGCGGCGCTGCTGCGGGCCCTGGGGCTCAAGCGGGTGCGGGCGGTGCTGGGCGTGGGCCTGGGAGGCCAGGTGGCCCTGCGGCTCGCGGCCCTGTTTCCCGAGATGGTGGGCGGCGTGGTGGCCATCGGCGCGGCGCGCACGCTGCCCGAGCAGCTGCGGGACCGCATCGGCATGTTCCACCAGATGCTCTGGCTGGACCCCGAATACAAGGAGGGCTTCTACACGGCGAACGAGGGCCCGCGGAAGACGCTGCGCAAGCTGCGCCTGGAGTACCTGCGGATGCTCTACGGGCGCGAGAACCTGGTGGCCCGCTACCGCGACATCGACGTGGCCGAGAAGGCGCTGGAGGCGGACGCCGAGGCGTTCAGCGCCTCCTTCGACGCCAACGCGTGGAGCCTGCTGTGTACCGCCTACGCGGGGTGTGACCTGACGGAGTTCCTGCCGAAGATCCAGGCCAAGGTGCTGCTCATCGCGGGCGTCTCGGACGTGCTGGCGCCGCCGGCCCGGGTGCGGGAGACGTACCACCTGCTGAGCGCCGCCGGGGTGAACGCGCGCTACCACGAGCTGCAGGGAGCGGGAGACCACGGCGCGCTGCTCACCGAGACGCGCCGCATGCACGGGCCGGTGCGCGACTTCCTGCGCCGGCTGCGCTGA
- a CDS encoding HTH domain-containing protein has translation MTFYEAALRILESEGRPLHFLEITEKSIAQNLLSHVGKTPEMTMLSRLAAMARRTRDRKVIVTAKDTFALVDWALPEDAEALAQTGVVEAHPEEDLPPLRPVERHPEPRGDNVRVAGRGSERKRRRDEEEERGGGRKRRFPPLPEVVFEILSDSESGLRAEQLIERARTRELCPEDVTVEAVLTALLEDNQRRIDAGRRPQFAFNKQTSEVVTLERAGAPSEAPPLELQAAFAAALGIPLKDGRPVLGKAEATAVAEAAVDPTLLTTLKTTLKDVRRSVARSLRKRLGEVDVGTFEKSVVKMMHALHFRELKVAKRSKEGPLLTARKREGSVELRFAVRMLKGNPAIDRKTVQELRRDLSHYSAQVGLLVSAGDVRGDARSEAQASGSLVMLWCGDALGEKFLEAKTAVTVTQVELFDIDERFFEAAKLDAEEAQKRREERQRERQARDEDKPEKPARKAARVEVEAEGEDEEARVEEPKAEEAVAEARPARPAPESPKPAAASASEEEDEEGEEGDEEGEDEDLEAASAFVAGGGSRPEGAASAEGGSAAGERKRRRRRRRGRRGRGARAEAGAPGTTPAGGTPVVEGSAPAAADAPTGEAASSDGELVRPPEPAAVAAEPPSQAAEPSQAPEPARTEELPPPAPTSGPSEGSAT, from the coding sequence ATGACATTTTACGAGGCCGCGCTCCGTATCCTGGAGAGCGAAGGTCGTCCCCTCCACTTCCTGGAAATTACCGAGAAGTCCATCGCCCAGAATCTGCTGTCCCATGTCGGAAAGACGCCAGAGATGACCATGCTGTCGCGGCTGGCCGCGATGGCACGAAGGACGCGTGACCGCAAGGTCATCGTCACCGCGAAGGACACCTTCGCGCTGGTCGACTGGGCGCTGCCGGAGGACGCGGAGGCGTTGGCGCAGACGGGAGTGGTGGAGGCGCATCCAGAGGAAGATTTGCCGCCGCTGCGGCCGGTGGAGCGCCACCCGGAGCCGCGCGGGGACAATGTCCGCGTCGCGGGCCGTGGCAGTGAGCGCAAGCGCCGCCGGGACGAGGAGGAGGAGCGCGGTGGAGGACGCAAGCGCCGCTTCCCGCCGCTGCCGGAGGTGGTGTTCGAGATCCTCAGCGACTCGGAGAGCGGGCTGCGCGCCGAGCAGCTCATCGAGCGGGCGCGCACGCGCGAGCTGTGCCCCGAGGACGTCACCGTGGAGGCGGTGCTCACCGCGCTGCTGGAGGACAACCAGCGCCGAATCGACGCGGGCCGCCGTCCCCAGTTCGCCTTCAACAAGCAGACGAGCGAGGTGGTGACGCTGGAGCGCGCGGGCGCGCCAAGCGAGGCCCCACCGCTGGAGCTGCAGGCCGCGTTCGCCGCCGCGCTGGGCATCCCGTTGAAGGATGGCCGCCCGGTGCTGGGCAAGGCGGAGGCCACCGCGGTGGCCGAGGCCGCGGTGGACCCGACGCTGCTCACCACGCTCAAGACGACGCTCAAGGACGTGCGCCGCTCGGTGGCTCGCTCGCTGCGCAAGCGCCTGGGCGAAGTGGATGTGGGCACCTTCGAGAAGTCCGTCGTGAAGATGATGCACGCGCTGCACTTCCGAGAGCTGAAGGTGGCCAAGCGCTCGAAGGAAGGCCCGCTGCTCACCGCGCGCAAGCGCGAGGGCAGCGTGGAGTTGCGCTTCGCGGTGCGGATGCTCAAGGGCAACCCCGCCATCGACCGCAAGACGGTGCAGGAGCTGCGCCGGGACCTGAGCCACTACTCGGCGCAGGTGGGCCTGCTGGTGAGCGCGGGCGATGTGCGCGGTGACGCGCGCTCCGAGGCGCAGGCCAGCGGCTCGCTGGTGATGCTGTGGTGCGGTGACGCGCTGGGCGAGAAGTTCCTCGAGGCGAAGACGGCGGTGACCGTCACCCAGGTGGAGCTCTTCGACATCGACGAGCGCTTCTTCGAGGCGGCGAAGCTGGACGCCGAGGAGGCGCAGAAGCGCCGCGAAGAGCGCCAGCGCGAGCGTCAGGCCCGCGACGAGGACAAGCCGGAGAAGCCGGCTCGCAAGGCCGCCCGAGTCGAAGTCGAGGCCGAGGGCGAGGACGAGGAGGCCCGCGTCGAGGAGCCGAAGGCCGAGGAGGCCGTCGCCGAGGCTCGCCCGGCTCGGCCCGCCCCGGAGTCCCCCAAGCCCGCTGCCGCCTCCGCCTCCGAGGAGGAGGACGAGGAGGGCGAGGAGGGCGACGAGGAAGGGGAGGATGAGGACCTCGAGGCCGCCAGCGCCTTCGTGGCTGGTGGGGGCTCACGCCCCGAGGGGGCCGCGAGCGCCGAGGGTGGATCCGCCGCGGGTGAGCGCAAGCGCCGCCGCCGTCGCCGTCGAGGCCGTCGGGGCCGTGGTGCCCGGGCCGAGGCGGGTGCGCCGGGTACGACGCCGGCCGGAGGGACTCCGGTGGTGGAAGGCTCCGCGCCCGCCGCCGCCGACGCGCCCACGGGTGAGGCTGCTTCCTCGGATGGCGAGCTGGTTCGGCCGCCCGAGCCCGCAGCGGTGGCGGCGGAGCCTCCCTCGCAGGCGGCGGAGCCTTCCCAGGCCCCGGAGCCTGCTCGGACGGAGGAGCTTCCGCCTCCCGCGCCGACCAGTGGCCCTTCCGAGGGGAGCGCCACCTGA
- a CDS encoding HEAT repeat domain-containing protein, translating to MKPALLLTACVLLLGACRSQAPRYPVEEVRLSGATLTDNSQLGMAPEQVRELFSTTLKDSKRFELLGEEKPREVRPWRVTLELPFTREVLKDDGPHTYAEVGATLVLERFGGDLPERYEVVGLGEVRVEADTPEARRTALHSSLEAALRQVSESAALQLATLDRDNAGLLQDLQSSDPRLREFALRTLAERGHPAAAPLLIEQLKSSDADTVRRAIGALVEMKAASAVPALIDLSRGKEVGFLQEIVFALGEIGGTEAEAYLYTVAQGHDQPAIQAAAQQALDTLYASRKHASPEARATKPADQ from the coding sequence ATGAAGCCGGCCCTGCTCCTCACCGCTTGCGTCTTGCTGCTCGGCGCCTGCCGCTCGCAGGCGCCGCGCTACCCGGTGGAGGAAGTCCGGCTGTCCGGAGCCACCCTCACCGACAACTCCCAGCTCGGGATGGCGCCGGAGCAGGTGCGCGAGCTGTTCAGCACCACGCTGAAGGACAGCAAGCGCTTCGAGCTGCTCGGTGAGGAGAAGCCGCGCGAGGTGCGCCCCTGGCGGGTGACGCTGGAGCTGCCCTTCACCCGCGAGGTGCTGAAGGACGATGGCCCGCACACCTATGCCGAGGTGGGCGCCACCCTGGTGCTGGAGCGCTTCGGGGGCGATCTGCCCGAGCGCTACGAGGTGGTGGGGCTGGGAGAGGTCCGCGTGGAGGCGGACACGCCCGAGGCGCGCCGCACGGCGTTGCACAGCTCCCTCGAGGCGGCGCTGCGGCAGGTGTCCGAGTCGGCGGCGCTGCAGCTGGCCACGCTCGATCGGGACAACGCCGGGCTGTTGCAGGATCTCCAGTCCTCGGATCCGCGCCTGCGTGAGTTCGCCCTGCGCACGCTGGCCGAGCGCGGGCACCCGGCGGCCGCGCCGCTGCTCATCGAGCAGCTCAAGTCGAGCGACGCGGACACGGTGCGCCGGGCCATCGGAGCGCTGGTGGAGATGAAGGCGGCCAGCGCGGTGCCTGCCCTCATCGATCTGTCTCGGGGCAAGGAAGTGGGCTTCCTGCAGGAGATCGTCTTCGCCCTGGGCGAAATCGGTGGGACCGAGGCGGAGGCCTACCTGTATACGGTGGCGCAGGGGCACGATCAGCCGGCCATCCAGGCCGCGGCGCAGCAAGCCCTGGATACGCTCTATGCATCTCGCAAGCACGCCTCACCGGAGGCGCGGGCCACGAAGCCCGCGGATCAATGA
- a CDS encoding VPA1262 family N-terminal domain-containing protein, translating into MRRAGVDHERGGRRMSSIQNLPAVDVLARAEEDFAGAELTLLYDRVDAEDKRLLVFAVVELLHENLEFGPELPVDHRDKDSYVRLGKSGHELNLRRVRLPVREALEWYRRCAAGQGTVPRTAYEKERSPDKAPFTLHLPSFAEEPPWPHVVLESESSFWSQAPFWGHRPGGTRRHQLIAESKNFTVSAWDERSEDMAREWLKDRFPVDIFERPRLLGSIHLVLTNPVFGKVHTRLNAEDPSQLFLQVQRWPGRALSGLRLHIRQERPTGSMALHVVPLEHSLTTLQLACDPHTVPYEIVSETHGLLYASTPSVFARQVQLSVHVERTVRQVSVPASSRKRGSETYSVSIAGAGEVLTSTSEEVLRPALDAILEDDQDFRRRKHALQLGQRWFDGHVEEATKFIRGLIQNASQDVLVIDAYFGWTELLRYALALSVRGAKMQIMTSKEYLEKKPEEDSPFTHGVLLADALRQVRAQDPSLDIEIRVGMGDKPPVHDRFLVLDEDTVWMLGSSLNELGNRGTTVIRLPHAQPVREPLLQHWAKALPLDAFMARPRTVPNPP; encoded by the coding sequence GTGCGGCGGGCGGGCGTTGATCACGAGCGAGGAGGAAGACGCATGTCCTCGATCCAGAATCTGCCTGCTGTGGATGTGTTGGCGCGCGCGGAGGAGGACTTCGCCGGAGCCGAGCTCACGCTGCTGTATGACCGTGTCGATGCCGAGGACAAGCGCCTCCTGGTCTTTGCGGTCGTCGAACTTCTACACGAGAACCTGGAGTTCGGCCCTGAGCTTCCTGTGGACCATCGAGACAAGGACTCGTACGTCCGGCTTGGCAAGTCAGGGCACGAGCTCAACCTGCGCCGTGTCCGGCTCCCGGTTCGTGAGGCGCTCGAATGGTACCGGCGCTGTGCCGCGGGGCAGGGGACGGTTCCTCGCACCGCTTACGAGAAGGAACGCTCGCCAGACAAGGCGCCTTTCACACTCCATCTCCCATCGTTCGCCGAGGAACCGCCCTGGCCTCATGTGGTGCTCGAATCAGAGTCGTCCTTCTGGAGCCAGGCTCCTTTCTGGGGACACCGTCCAGGCGGGACGCGGCGCCACCAGCTCATCGCCGAGAGCAAGAATTTCACGGTCTCGGCCTGGGATGAGCGGTCCGAGGATATGGCTCGGGAGTGGCTGAAGGACCGCTTTCCTGTCGATATCTTCGAGCGGCCGCGTCTGCTTGGGTCGATCCACCTGGTGCTGACCAATCCGGTGTTCGGGAAGGTCCACACGCGGCTGAACGCGGAGGATCCCTCCCAGCTCTTTCTGCAGGTGCAGCGATGGCCAGGACGGGCTCTCTCGGGGCTCCGCTTGCACATACGGCAGGAGCGGCCCACGGGCTCCATGGCCCTTCATGTCGTCCCGCTCGAGCACTCGCTCACGACGCTGCAACTGGCATGCGATCCGCACACGGTTCCCTATGAGATCGTCAGTGAGACCCATGGGCTGCTGTATGCCAGCACGCCCTCGGTGTTCGCCCGCCAGGTGCAACTGAGCGTGCATGTGGAGCGCACGGTTCGCCAGGTCTCCGTTCCGGCGAGCTCGCGCAAGCGGGGGAGCGAGACCTATTCGGTATCCATCGCCGGTGCCGGCGAAGTCCTTACCAGCACCAGCGAGGAGGTTCTCCGCCCCGCACTCGATGCGATCCTCGAGGATGACCAGGACTTCCGACGGCGGAAGCATGCTCTCCAATTGGGCCAACGGTGGTTCGACGGCCATGTGGAAGAAGCCACGAAGTTCATCCGAGGGCTCATCCAGAATGCGAGCCAGGATGTCCTCGTCATCGACGCCTACTTTGGCTGGACGGAGCTCCTTCGGTACGCACTCGCGCTCAGCGTCCGTGGGGCGAAGATGCAGATCATGACTTCGAAGGAGTATCTCGAGAAGAAGCCCGAGGAGGACAGCCCCTTCACTCATGGCGTTTTGCTCGCGGATGCGTTGCGCCAGGTGCGCGCTCAGGACCCCTCGTTGGATATCGAGATCCGGGTGGGCATGGGGGACAAGCCGCCTGTTCACGACCGATTCCTCGTGCTGGATGAGGATACGGTCTGGATGCTGGGATCTTCTCTGAATGAACTGGGGAATCGCGGCACGACCGTGATCCGCCTTCCGCACGCTCAGCCCGTCCGAGAGCCGCTGCTCCAGCATTGGGCCAAGGCCCTCCCGCTGGACGCCTTCATGGCTCGTCCACGCACGGTGCCCAATCCTCCATGA
- a CDS encoding PQQ-binding-like beta-propeller repeat protein: MTRFRLGQRWKREPSAPPVDSIALELDGMDLLSGAGEEPLAEVVPTLVGAAADLHAGRSRLAQVSLAEAGLELVLRRAGVDIEVSVVSLGRPARLLRPPVRVDLEEFTEAARECGEGFRVDLSRVAPDALSPSLSRRLDEALRLLGGPLAVRKESAPEAFTRRVEPSEEPGFGFELKDPADLLRTYERGGGAALGSLLCAGEVWLALPGQPSAWRTPGPPFLTALELSRQALELARAVELGEPRFAFEPAGVRPGFALELASGKGRLGSGAPFAVDGTALAAAMFHLGQALALAISERERSQASNPYLVELTERCREGLSHLRGPVQPPESTGEARGRGASSRGAGKPLPVPGRLRRLRFERRWEQKGLAGAEHGGLHLGRQGVVFCSRELACGLARKDGQVQWRREAAKGVAATVDGYVVAADADRVYGFVGAGPSARWLHDHDGLPLGPQLMREDGLLLTLSEERTVLAFAEVGGREVWRLAPPRTQRSWLATQGHRALVATDSGYLYGVDIADGQVRFRMRAPLPFHGTPVAWGKRFVATLGRGTHHALLLADAHTGDVTWTREFQLSTPSAPLPVRTRVYLAGVRDQEGLLLCLDSRGKLLWERPLHMGVGPFALTALPRGVLVTSASGAAVRVDTSGELSWRVGAVGEPLASALPARASRGVVLIPGEQVRAVDPKGGQVLAEVQAGAGLVSLQADARLGLYFLDDAGTLSAYRLGTHFTVVEG, from the coding sequence ATGACCCGGTTCCGTCTCGGACAGCGCTGGAAGCGCGAACCCTCGGCCCCGCCGGTGGATTCCATCGCTTTGGAGTTGGACGGCATGGACCTGCTGTCCGGCGCCGGCGAGGAGCCTCTGGCCGAGGTGGTACCCACCTTGGTGGGCGCGGCGGCGGACCTGCACGCGGGGCGCTCCCGGCTGGCACAGGTGTCGCTGGCGGAGGCGGGATTGGAACTGGTGCTGCGGCGGGCCGGCGTGGACATTGAAGTGTCCGTGGTGAGCCTGGGGCGCCCGGCCCGGCTGCTGCGCCCTCCGGTGCGGGTGGACCTGGAGGAGTTCACCGAGGCGGCGCGCGAGTGCGGCGAGGGCTTCCGCGTGGACCTCTCCCGCGTGGCGCCCGACGCGCTCTCCCCTTCCCTCTCCCGGCGACTGGACGAGGCGCTGCGCCTGCTCGGTGGTCCCCTGGCCGTGCGGAAGGAGTCGGCGCCCGAGGCCTTCACCCGCCGGGTGGAACCCTCCGAGGAGCCAGGCTTCGGCTTCGAGCTGAAGGACCCGGCGGACCTGCTGCGCACCTATGAGCGGGGCGGAGGCGCGGCGCTGGGCTCGCTGCTGTGCGCCGGAGAGGTGTGGCTGGCGCTGCCCGGACAGCCCTCGGCGTGGCGTACACCGGGGCCGCCCTTCCTCACGGCGCTGGAGCTGTCCCGGCAGGCGCTGGAGCTGGCGCGCGCGGTGGAGCTGGGCGAGCCGCGCTTCGCCTTCGAGCCCGCCGGGGTACGGCCCGGGTTCGCGCTGGAGCTGGCCTCGGGCAAGGGCCGGCTGGGCTCGGGCGCGCCCTTCGCGGTGGATGGCACGGCGCTGGCGGCGGCGATGTTCCACCTGGGACAGGCGCTGGCGCTCGCCATCTCCGAGCGGGAGCGAAGCCAGGCCAGCAACCCCTATCTGGTGGAGCTCACGGAGCGGTGCCGGGAGGGCCTGTCCCACCTGCGGGGCCCGGTGCAGCCTCCGGAGAGCACCGGCGAGGCTCGGGGGCGTGGCGCCTCCTCTCGCGGCGCCGGCAAGCCGCTGCCCGTCCCCGGGCGCCTGCGCCGGCTGCGCTTCGAGCGGCGCTGGGAGCAGAAGGGCCTGGCCGGCGCCGAGCATGGCGGCCTCCACCTGGGTCGACAGGGGGTGGTGTTCTGCTCGCGCGAGCTGGCCTGCGGGCTGGCGCGCAAGGATGGGCAGGTGCAGTGGCGGCGCGAGGCGGCCAAGGGCGTGGCGGCCACGGTGGACGGCTACGTGGTGGCGGCGGACGCCGATCGCGTCTACGGCTTCGTGGGCGCGGGCCCGAGCGCGCGCTGGCTGCACGACCATGACGGCCTGCCGCTGGGCCCCCAGCTGATGCGAGAGGACGGGCTGCTCCTCACCCTGTCCGAGGAGCGCACGGTGCTGGCCTTCGCCGAGGTGGGAGGCCGAGAGGTGTGGCGCCTCGCGCCCCCGCGCACGCAGCGCAGTTGGCTGGCGACCCAGGGGCACCGGGCGCTCGTGGCCACGGACTCAGGCTACTTATATGGAGTGGACATCGCGGACGGACAGGTGCGCTTCCGGATGCGCGCGCCCCTGCCCTTCCACGGCACACCGGTGGCCTGGGGCAAGCGCTTCGTGGCGACGCTGGGCCGGGGCACGCACCACGCGCTGCTGCTCGCGGATGCGCATACCGGGGACGTGACGTGGACGCGCGAGTTCCAACTGTCCACACCGTCGGCGCCGCTGCCGGTCCGCACCCGCGTCTACCTCGCTGGAGTGCGGGACCAGGAAGGCCTGCTGCTGTGCCTGGACTCCCGGGGCAAGCTCTTGTGGGAGCGCCCGCTGCACATGGGCGTGGGCCCCTTCGCGCTCACGGCCCTGCCACGCGGGGTGCTCGTCACCTCCGCCAGCGGCGCGGCCGTGCGGGTGGACACCTCCGGGGAGCTGAGCTGGCGCGTCGGCGCGGTAGGAGAGCCGCTCGCCAGCGCGCTGCCGGCCCGGGCCTCGCGCGGCGTGGTGCTCATCCCCGGCGAGCAGGTGCGGGCCGTGGACCCCAAGGGCGGACAGGTGCTGGCGGAGGTCCAGGCCGGAGCGGGCCTCGTGTCGCTGCAGGCGGACGCCCGGCTGGGGCTCTACTTCCTGGACGACGCCGGCACGCTGAGCGCGTACCGGCTGGGGACTCACTTCACCGTAGTGGAGGGCTGA
- a CDS encoding prepilin-type N-terminal cleavage/methylation domain-containing protein, whose translation MSLSSQRRGFNCLELMVVLVVAGVLLAIGLPRFHRAQTHARQSEAITNLKSLHASMSLQQSKPYNIHVPGFDPPRGNRYSYSLEAPCSSAEDRSSLNAMQNMSDRCIAVDTFAHPTFPWLFNVSELAAASWDGDATSVGVSTQAGIYGICEYPFWDYLAYAAGDVDDDVMDTADTWAIASADGELMAMCPIGSPTLVPAGEPFMVVDDADCN comes from the coding sequence ATGAGCCTGTCCTCGCAACGCCGTGGCTTCAATTGTCTCGAGCTGATGGTCGTGCTGGTGGTGGCCGGAGTTCTGCTGGCCATCGGCCTGCCGCGATTCCACCGGGCGCAGACCCACGCCCGCCAGTCCGAGGCCATCACCAACCTCAAGAGCCTGCACGCGAGCATGAGCCTGCAGCAGAGCAAGCCCTACAACATCCACGTCCCTGGGTTCGATCCGCCTCGTGGCAATCGCTACAGCTACTCGCTCGAAGCGCCCTGCTCGAGCGCCGAGGACCGGAGCAGCCTCAACGCCATGCAGAACATGTCGGATCGGTGCATCGCGGTCGATACCTTCGCCCACCCGACCTTCCCGTGGCTCTTCAACGTCAGCGAGCTGGCGGCGGCGAGCTGGGACGGCGACGCGACCTCCGTCGGAGTGAGCACTCAGGCAGGCATCTACGGCATCTGCGAGTACCCCTTCTGGGACTACCTCGCCTACGCGGCCGGCGATGTGGACGACGACGTCATGGACACCGCGGACACCTGGGCCATCGCCTCGGCCGATGGCGAGCTCATGGCCATGTGCCCGATCGGCTCCCCGACCCTGGTCCCCGCGGGCGAGCCGTTCATGGTCGTCGACGACGCCGACTGCAACTGA
- the udk gene encoding uridine kinase, which yields MSSPLVVGIAGGTASGKTTVARKVRDALADCRVAFIDQDSYYRDLEDMAIEDRRQVNFDHPDAFDTDLLVQHLHELKRGHAIEKPVYDFRTSSRMPNTARVDPGDIILIEGILVLHMKEVRDVMDVKIYVDADDDLRILRRLTRDIKDRGRDFDHVVSQYLRHVRPMHMGFVEPSKHHADIIIPHGGNNDIAIGMLVGALRARLAAPPVGK from the coding sequence ATGTCGTCACCCCTCGTCGTGGGCATCGCGGGCGGTACCGCTTCCGGCAAAACCACTGTGGCCCGGAAGGTCCGCGACGCACTGGCCGACTGCCGGGTCGCCTTCATCGATCAGGACTCGTACTACCGGGACCTGGAGGACATGGCGATCGAGGACCGGCGCCAGGTCAACTTCGATCACCCGGACGCGTTCGACACCGACCTGCTCGTCCAGCACCTGCACGAGCTCAAGCGCGGCCACGCCATCGAGAAGCCCGTCTACGACTTCCGCACCTCCTCGCGCATGCCGAACACCGCTCGCGTGGACCCCGGGGACATCATCCTCATCGAGGGCATCCTCGTGCTCCATATGAAGGAGGTGCGCGACGTGATGGACGTGAAGATCTACGTCGACGCGGATGACGACCTGCGCATCCTCCGGCGCCTCACCCGCGACATCAAGGACCGGGGCCGCGACTTCGACCACGTCGTCAGCCAGTACCTGCGGCACGTGCGCCCCATGCACATGGGCTTCGTCGAGCCGTCCAAGCACCACGCCGACATCATCATCCCCCACGGCGGTAACAACGACATCGCCATCGGCATGCTGGTGGGGGCCCTGCGCGCCCGGCTGGCGGCGCCCCCCGTAGGGAAGTAG